Within Limanda limanda chromosome 1, fLimLim1.1, whole genome shotgun sequence, the genomic segment ATTTTTCTTGTTGATACTGGAGGTCGGCCACGGACTCTCAGCGCACCGACCGGAAAGTCCTGCCTCGTGTGCCTCAAAACCTTCGCCACCAAAGCCAACGTGCGGCGCCACCTGGACGAGGTGCACCGCGGCCTGCAGAGGAACCCCAACGCCCCCGCCGCCTCCCCCAAGCCCGGCCAGCCCAACACACCGGAGGCCACGCCTCCCAGGAAGAGCAACAATTCCTCTCCAACACGTAGCCACAACTCCAAGTCCACGCCTGTGAACACCAAAACAGCGTCCTCAAACCAAAACCAAGCCAAACCTCAGCCTCAGCCCCCGGCCGCTGCGCAGGCGAACCCGGTGTCATGTCGCTGCACGCTCTGCAAGAGGACGTACAGCTCTCAGGTTGGTTGGTTgcacgaggggggggggatctcttCTAGCCTTTGCTGTGCTTAAAGTCAGCCTTAGTAGCAATTAAAGGTTGGTCTAATTTGTTCTTATTTATGTTTCTGTATTTAATCTTATATGGGTTGTTTTTAGCCTTGAGAATCCAAACATGGAAAGGGAGCAAAACCAGAAATAGTCTGTGCATAATTCTAGAGCTGTTACAAGACATTTCCCTGAGATTTTCCAGAGGCTGTTTGTTCAACCGCAATGTCAGTTGATCTAGACAAAATTGTGTGACAATGTGTAATTTCACATGAGACTTTGACTGatctttaattatatttttgtgtttcagcTCATGCTGAAGAGGCACATGCGCATTGTccacaaaatatacagtgtgaAAAGTAACAGGTCTGCAGCCCCAGCACCCCCTGCTACTAAAGCAGCGActccaaacaacaacaacagcagcagcaccaacaacaacaacaacaacagcagcagcagcagcagcagcactaacGTGGCCTCAAACAACAATGTCCGGGTGAAGCAGGAGGCAGTCGAGCCCTCGGatgacgaggaagaggaagaggaagaggaagaagaggaggtggaggaggaggagatggacagTAGTCCTGCCCCGTCTCCGAGTGACAGCACTGGTACAGCTAAAAGTGTTCCTGTGGCACCCAACTCCAcgaaggtgaaggaggaggaaacccCGCTGAGCCCAAAGATGATGCCATCCTCcttatcttcatcatcatcatcctcccgTGCTGGCAGCAGCGTGTGCGTCCCCAACAAGTCGACCAAACTGTCTGTGGGCTTCGACTTCAAGCAGCTCTTCTGCAAACTGTGCAAGCGACAGTTCAGCTCCCGTCAGAACCTAACGAAGCACATCGAGCTGCACACCGACGGCAACGAGATCTTCATCAAGTTTTACCGTTGCCCCCTCTGTCGCTACGAATCGCGCCGTAAGCGGGACGTCCTGCGCCACGTGACTGTCGTCCACAAGAAGTCGTCCTCATACCTCGGCAAGATCATGCCCAAACTGGAGAACAGGGCGGTGAAGAGGCTGGCAGAGGCCGTCCTCAGCAGCCCGAGCCCCAACAAGAGGACAAGCAGCGGCgtcaaagaggaagtgaacggACGCCAagcctcttcgtcctcctcctctccttcgcCCCCTGTAACGCGCAAGCAAGAGAGTTCCACAGCTGCcccggcctcctcttcctcctccttgtcctcctcttcttcctcctcagccccaCCTCCTGCCCATGCCACTCGGAAACAGCAGGAAGTCTCATCGCCACCGTTCGTGCTCTCCCCTCCCGTCACCCGTAAGcaggagaggcaggagaggcaggagaggcaggagaggcaggagaggcaggagaggcaggagaggcaggagaggcAGGAGCGACAGCAGACTCAACAGCTTCGCCCCATCAGCCCGCCGCTCACCCGCCgcagtgaaaaacacacacacatgcgcaactccgcctcctccaccagcGTCTCGCCGAGCAACCCACCGCCACACACCCGACGGCACGAGGCGCAGTcggagagcagcagcacagggacGTCCTCCACTGAGGTCCGGGTGACCAAGAATTTCTCGCTCCACGCTTGTGACCAGTGTGGACGAGCTTTCGCCAAGAAGGTATTTGATTTCCATTCtaccatctttcttttttttttttttttttttacagaaatcaTCAGTCGAAGAAAAGTCACAGATTAGTTAGATTAGTCTTAAAGGTCccctcgtatgcccattttaccacagttgatatggttccttggggtcttaatgaaatgtctgtaacattttttggtcaaaataccacaaggatcatttaaaacaacagcctttttaccctgtctaaaacagccctcctcagattgacctcttttgagtcccccccccccctctctcaccgccccgcccccccctgtcaatctcacacacacacacacacacacacatccactttcacgtcttaaatctctccttagcatatgtaaggttgttaaaataattttaagtcactgtcctgcacatatttctgtatttgtttgttgtgtttcttcattgaagctacaattttaaaactactacaccctctgataaggatgtacatttatttaaatacatgcattagatatgtgtgtatacagtatataattgtatctgagcgctcgcacacacacacacacacacagacacacgcacacacagacacacgcacacacacagatagacacagacacacacaggcaaagggatgtgggggctagctttggaagctaacactgctgcaacttctgcggcaaaatgcacttaaaaccccgggtatgagtctattttaaagcgagcgacggaggcggcaacgagctgctggtgaccggcaccggttcgtgcagctcgggctgcgtggagcaaatctgtaagagccacaaaagttataatgtgcagctctctgcccccctcctcctcctcctcctcctcctccgcttcgccaccggagaccgggggggggggtccttgaacacgttccaatgctagtttctaacaaagacagacacacacagaagctacgagtcgggttagcctccgagtgcattgttttctatgtaaacgtgctgcatgcccgggacgccacaaacatacacacacacaagctagactccgagagctaacagcggcacctccgaggatccctcaccgggacgtccccggagctaacagcggcacctcaaggagccctcaccgggacgtcctgGACCCGACAGCGGCGGTGCACGGAGGTGCCGGTGCCGCAGCTAACGCTAGGCTAGCGTTAGCGTCGCTAGCAGCAagctgttttgtattcatacatgctgcttccaccggggcaaaacacacacacagaagcctgcgttagctgctgctgctaacaacaacaaagtcacatccagttgaggcagcataaccacagcatcaacacagtgaagcagctccgagctcctacctggaaaaaacaccaacagctcactCTCCTTGCTCCGGGCTCTCGGCTCTCGCCTCCCGGGCTCCAGGCTACGGGCTATGGGCTACGCGGTGGCTCTCGGTGGTCgaattcgtttcatgctgctagatagcttatccaagtgtttacaaggctcgcaagaatgcaatcgcggcgcaaaccgatggacggtcaataaagtgggtggttcttaaatctaTTGTGGTTCCATTGATTGGTGGGTCGAGTGTTGGTGGGGGTCTCTGCGCTGACGTAAAACTGCCAATGACGTAAAGAATGCCCATAACCCCATTGGACGCTCGCTAGCGCATACttcctgacatagaggaaccacaccagatcgcgggagttgtgtttttccacagtttttgggacggtagacatgccagatacccaaattaacgtgtagaagcactacaaaagtggaattttcatacgatgggacctttaaGTCAGCATGTTTATTCAATCATAAACTGTCATTTATACTTTATTGCTATACTTGCTCCCGAATAATGAAGCCAACgcatctcaatcgccccctggtggctgtctgcatTCAAGCTTTTAATAAGTTAACTGATTCTATAAAAACGAGCTGAAACGTCTCCACATACAGACGATGCTCTGAATCAAGTTGAGCTGAATTCAAAGGtcaaataattaaacaaaatgtatttgaaagtcaatttttacttttactatcAATTAACTTCAAACTGTGTGATTGTATTGCTTTATAGTTGTGTGTAatttatcttgtgtgtgtgaataatgtTTTCTCAGCTGTACCTGGAGTCTCACAAGCGCAGCCATCGTAACGCCGTGACGACAGCGTCCAACAAGAGGAAAGGAGTCAGCACTCGCTCCAAGTCGTTGGTCTGGTGAAAGGCACAGTGTAAGAATAACCAGGGTTCACCGGCCAATTTTCCTCTCACAGTTtgtcctgttttctctctctcattgcaTTTTTTACTCCGTCCTTTAATATTCAGAATCCCAAGAGAAACTCCGCCCTGTGAGCTCGCTTGAGAaaatgtctgtgtctttgttgcAGTggatgtatgtttgtttgtgtagaaAATCCTTCCCGTTTAATGAACCGCTCCGCTCGCACTCAACATTACTTCTCTGTCTATCACTAACAAGAGAAATCCATCTCTATCCGACTGTTTCGCCTATTTCTCTTCATTATTTCATAGTAATAACCTCTTCATTCCCTCCTTCACCCGTCAATGTCTGcaatctcctctttcttttgtcttcctctttcctAATCttcgtctcctctctctctcctcacagtcTGCTGGGGGGAAAACGATGGGCGAGCCACTTACTATGAAGAAGACATTTAAAACTTTGAGTTTGAGAAACAATGGATGAGTGGAAGTAGCAGAAATGCAGGAAACGACGGAGCAGGACAAGAGTGAAGTACAGAGgattttttccttct encodes:
- the znf800b gene encoding zinc finger protein 800b → MVKAHKSGGRKSSHSLRRQAGGQTEKEKEEGQSQSDTKHPPQEQPRGGDQPYDDAQLRTSAPAEELAENFDQMETPMDVQEKGDSGQAKPMWKPIPPLLPEPEDSESTTSGTRDQSCQTDEQLQQTSDHNTGLCVEPGDPPLLQQPLQTSKSGIQQIIECFRSGTSQLRHMLLREVDTIFECKLCRSLFRGLPNLITHKEYYCLSRLPESDGSSGDDRQSVAMKDLLDTIYPRDRPDCVVRLEPIQTTSKAVFQYLTTEEDLARYPSHTPSARESPVAWEEPAEGGDNSQASQRGGAESHSSPGPNQGQKKWEVEEEAKAEPPPPEEEGSTSGVDDVTISCCLCGQDFNSRRSIRRHCRKMHKTKLEELRKFTETRTVPTSLLSMVKGRPRTLSAPTGKSCLVCLKTFATKANVRRHLDEVHRGLQRNPNAPAASPKPGQPNTPEATPPRKSNNSSPTRSHNSKSTPVNTKTASSNQNQAKPQPQPPAAAQANPVSCRCTLCKRTYSSQLMLKRHMRIVHKIYSVKSNRSAAPAPPATKAATPNNNNSSSTNNNNNNSSSSSSSTNVASNNNVRVKQEAVEPSDDEEEEEEEEEEEVEEEEMDSSPAPSPSDSTGTAKSVPVAPNSTKVKEEETPLSPKMMPSSLSSSSSSSRAGSSVCVPNKSTKLSVGFDFKQLFCKLCKRQFSSRQNLTKHIELHTDGNEIFIKFYRCPLCRYESRRKRDVLRHVTVVHKKSSSYLGKIMPKLENRAVKRLAEAVLSSPSPNKRTSSGVKEEVNGRQASSSSSSPSPPVTRKQESSTAAPASSSSSLSSSSSSSAPPPAHATRKQQEVSSPPFVLSPPVTRKQERQQTQQLRPISPPLTRRSEKHTHMRNSASSTSVSPSNPPPHTRRHEAQSESSSTGTSSTEVRVTKNFSLHACDQCGRAFAKKLYLESHKRSHRNAVTTASNKRKGVSTRSKSLVW